Part of the Jatrophihabitans sp. GAS493 genome, GGCTGGCCCACGGCATCGGGGTCGATGACGTCGACATGGCGGTGGTCATCCAGCAGATGGTCCCGGCCCAGACCGCCGGGGTCCTCTTCACCGCGCACCCGACCACCGGCGCCCCGGACCGCTTTCTCCTCTCGGCCGTCTACGGACTCGGCGAGGGACTCGTCTCCGGACACGTCGACGCCGACACCCTCACCCTCGACGCCGACACCGGCGACGTGCTCGAGGTGGCCATCGGCGAGAAGAGCGAACGCTTCGACCCGGCCGCCGGACCGGACGAGGGCGGCGGGATCGAACCGACCGACGTCGACCCCGGGCTGCGTGACGCCCAGGCCCTCACCCCGGCCCAGGTCAGCGAGTTGCACCGCGTCGGCCAACTCGTCACCAACCACTTCGGCGCCCCACAGGACATCGAGTGGGCCTTCACCGCGGACGCGCTGCACCTGCTGCAGAGCCGGCCGATCACCACAGATTTCGTGACGGGTTCGAACCGCTCCGAGAACTGCACGCAGGGTGACCTGCTGGAGGACGTGCAGCTCTGGGACAACTCGAACCTGATCGAAAGTTTCAACGGCATCACCTCACCGCTCACCTACACCGTCGCCAAGGAGATCTACTTTCGCGCCTACCGCAGCTACGCCAAGTCGCTGGGCGTGCGCAGCGCCCAACTGCGCCAGATCGACGCCTGGATGCCCGACATGCTGGGCGAGTTTCACGGACGCATCTACTACCAACTGCTGCATCGCTACCGGATGCTGCGACTCGCCCCGCTCTATAGGCTCACCCGTCGGGTGCTGGAGGTGGCCCTCGGTGTCAGCGAGCCGATGCCGGACGAGATCCTCGACCGGCTACACCCGTTCACCTTCACCTCCAACCGGCAGCGGTACCTGCGCCGCGGCCGTTCGGCGGCCATCTTCGCCCGCCGGTACCTCACCAACGACCGGGAGATCAGCGCGTTCTCCGAGCGCTTCTATGCCAGTTATCGCAAGTTCGACCAGCTGAACTACGAGCGGATGAACAGCGAGGCCATCTTCGCCACCTTCCGCCTGATGGAGGAGGAGCTGGTCGACAGCTGGGGCCCGACCATGATCGGTGACGACAGTGTGCTCATCACGGTCGGCCTCATCCACCTGCTGACCCAGCGCTGGCTGCCACAGGCACCGGCCTGGCTCATCTACTCGGCCGTGACGCCGGGGGCTGAGGTCGAGTCGGCCGGGCCGGCCGAGGCGATCCGGGCGCTGGCCGCCTACCTGCGCGCACATGGCGAGCTGGCCCAGCTCGTCTCGACGACACCGCCCAAGCAAGTATACGAACGCCTCGTCGCCGGGGATTACCCCGAGTTTTTCGGCATGTTCAACGACTACGTGCGTGACTACGGCTACCGCAGCACCGACGAGCTGAAACTCGAAGTGGCCGACCTGCGCGAAGACCCGACGGTGCTGCTGCCGATGCTGCGTAACGCCCTCAACGAGCCACCGGCCCGCAGCTCGGCCAATGACCCCGACGCCTACCTCGACGCGCATCTGCACGGCCCGCGCCGCTACCTCTACAACCGGCTGCGGAGGAAGGGCTCGCACCTGCTGGCCAACCGGGAGCGGCTGCGCTTCTGCCGCACCCGGGCCTTCGGGCTGGCCAAGCGGATGTGCCGGGCAATGGGTCGCGATCTGGCCGCCCGCGGCATCCTCGAATCCTGGGACGACATCTTCTACCTGGAGTTCAACGAACTGCGCAGCTACTTCGACGGGATTCTCCCGGCCGAGAAGCTACCGGGCCTGATCGCCGAGCGCCGGGCCCGGTCAGTCGACGACGCGAAACTCATCGCACCGCCCCGTTTCGAGACCCGGGGTAAACCCCCGAACTACACCTGGCGGCACGTCGACGACATCGACCCGCATGCCGAGCAGGTCAGCGAACTGCGTGGCGTCGCCTCCTGCCCGGGCGTCGTCGAGGGGGTCGCGGTCGTGGCCCAGACGCCTGAGGACGCGAACGGTGGCATCCTCATCAGCTACCGCACCGACCCGGGCTGGATCGCCGCCCTGGCCAACGCCACGGCGCTGCTGGTCGAGCGGGGCAGCCCGCTCACCCACGTCTGCGTGGTGGCCCGCGAACTCGGCATCCCGACCATCGTGCAGATCCCCGGCCTCACCGAGCGGATCCGCACCGGCAGTCGGCTGCGCATCGACGGGGCGACCGGAGTGATCCAGATTCTCACCGAACCAGAACAGCCAGTAAAAGAAGCGACATCAGCACTCGATGACGTTGACGGCGAGGCCGCCTCGTGAGGTCTCCTTGTACTTGTCCTTCATGTCGGCTCCGGTGTCGCGCATCGTCTTGATGACCTTGTCCAGGCTGACGATGTGCTCACCGTCGCCGCGCAGCGCGATCCGCGCGGCGTTGATCGCCTTCACCGCCGCCATCGCGTTCCGCTCGATGCAGGGCACCTGAACCAGGCCGCCAATTGGGTCGCAGGTGAGCCCGAGGTTGTGCTCCATGCCGATCTCGGCCGCGTTCTCCACCTGCTGCGGCGTCCCGCCGAGCACCTCGCAGAGCGCGCCGGCCGCCATCGAGCAGGCCGAGCCGACCTCACCCTGACACCCCACGTCGGCGCCGGAGATGGAGGCGTTCTGCACGTAGAGCACGCCGATCGCGGCCGCGGTGAGCAGGAAACGCACCACCCCGTCGTCGGAGGCGCCGGGGACGAAGCGGGTGTAGTAGTGCAGCACCGCGGGCAGGATTCCGGCCGCGCCGTTGGTCGGCGCGGTGACGATCCGCCCCCCGGCCGCGTTCTCCTCGTTGACGGCGAGGGCGAAGAGATTCACCCAGTCCATCACGCGCAGCGGGTCGGTCGAGAACTGCTCCCGGCAGAGATCCGCATAGAGCTCGGGGGCGCGCCGGCGCACCTTCAACCCGCCGGGCAGCACGCCCTCGCTGGCCAGGCCGTTGCGGACACACTCCTGCATCACGCCCCAGATGCCCAGTAATCCCTGACGAATCTCGGCCGGCTCGCGCCAGGACGTCTCGTTGGCCAGCATCA contains:
- a CDS encoding phosphoenolpyruvate synthase, which encodes MGELRYQVERKFGAAEFKRSRTRSRAPHILTTSSDRDHVHRYAGGKGRNLYELSRHGLQPVDGGQSFAVPGWAAIGSDVFSDVVAELRPGAQVAGSETTDSKETGTPARLRETILRLDLSASTLAQIDAAYAHVGGGAVAVRSSANQEDGANLSYAGQFDTCLNVVGVEAVRDAVLQCWASAYSDRAVQYRLAHGIGVDDVDMAVVIQQMVPAQTAGVLFTAHPTTGAPDRFLLSAVYGLGEGLVSGHVDADTLTLDADTGDVLEVAIGEKSERFDPAAGPDEGGGIEPTDVDPGLRDAQALTPAQVSELHRVGQLVTNHFGAPQDIEWAFTADALHLLQSRPITTDFVTGSNRSENCTQGDLLEDVQLWDNSNLIESFNGITSPLTYTVAKEIYFRAYRSYAKSLGVRSAQLRQIDAWMPDMLGEFHGRIYYQLLHRYRMLRLAPLYRLTRRVLEVALGVSEPMPDEILDRLHPFTFTSNRQRYLRRGRSAAIFARRYLTNDREISAFSERFYASYRKFDQLNYERMNSEAIFATFRLMEEELVDSWGPTMIGDDSVLITVGLIHLLTQRWLPQAPAWLIYSAVTPGAEVESAGPAEAIRALAAYLRAHGELAQLVSTTPPKQVYERLVAGDYPEFFGMFNDYVRDYGYRSTDELKLEVADLREDPTVLLPMLRNALNEPPARSSANDPDAYLDAHLHGPRRYLYNRLRRKGSHLLANRERLRFCRTRAFGLAKRMCRAMGRDLAARGILESWDDIFYLEFNELRSYFDGILPAEKLPGLIAERRARSVDDAKLIAPPRFETRGKPPNYTWRHVDDIDPHAEQVSELRGVASCPGVVEGVAVVAQTPEDANGGILISYRTDPGWIAALANATALLVERGSPLTHVCVVARELGIPTIVQIPGLTERIRTGSRLRIDGATGVIQILTEPEQPVKEATSALDDVDGEAAS
- a CDS encoding L-serine ammonia-lyase, with translation MAISAFDLFSVGIGPSSSHTVGPMRAARTFAAGLAADGLLDDVARVRVELFGSLAATGRGHGTDRAVILGLEGATPESVDTTTIPGRVSAVREASRLNLLGLRVVDFAADDLLFLRRQSLPFHPNGMRFHAYSSEGTVLRERTYYSVGGGFVVDEEAAGADRIAEDTTPVRYPFNSAAELMQHCAAEGIAVSAVMLANETSWREPAEIRQGLLGIWGVMQECVRNGLASEGVLPGGLKVRRRAPELYADLCREQFSTDPLRVMDWVNLFALAVNEENAAGGRIVTAPTNGAAGILPAVLHYYTRFVPGASDDGVVRFLLTAAAIGVLYVQNASISGADVGCQGEVGSACSMAAGALCEVLGGTPQQVENAAEIGMEHNLGLTCDPIGGLVQVPCIERNAMAAVKAINAARIALRGDGEHIVSLDKVIKTMRDTGADMKDKYKETSRGGLAVNVIEC